In Ferroplasma sp., a single window of DNA contains:
- a CDS encoding ATP-dependent helicase, which produces MIYRNEFRVEEALPFLDDIVAEWFNNKYSDLSEPQKKAIPLIHDKKNVLVSSPTGTGKTLTGFLSIINELFKKARNGELQEKIYCVYISPLKALANDINKNLNEPLDEIYDLAARKGIKVPPIKVAVRSGDTAQSDRNRMLKKPPHIIITTPESFSLAITATKFKEKFTGVEYVIVDEIHEVSSTKRGSLLSLNLERLENLSPGFVRIGLSATQAPLDLIGTYLCGYNGDKRREFSIIEVNTNKYLDLKIITPVKDLTLVSYEVANEKMYDILVDLVNSHKTTLIFTNTRSSTEHVAMRLKARGIENIEAHHSSLGKQTRIEVENRLKDGDLKCVITSTSLELGIDIGYIDMVIQIGSPKSVSRALQRIGRSGHGVRDLSLGRFIVFDLDDLMECAVMTKAAYDHEIDKVTVPVNPLDVLSQGIISMSLEKAWGVDEAYSVIRNSYAFHTLEYEDYLSTLSYLSGKIEGNTLFSKIWYDEDEKKFGKKASTRMIYFMNVGTIPEEANYNVVNEKGRMLGQLSDKFVERLKAGDIFVLGAKTYMYLRVSRNNITVKTATGMKPTVPSWTGELLPRSYDLGILIGEFRKELYRRIQNGEETEQWLMENYRVDSFGARSLISYVKSQGEFAIPAHDSLYVEGYIDNDLYSIIFHIPLGRRVNDALSRAYGLAVSNKYGLNTRISVNDNGFTLTLNRRVPIKDVVTLLTPSNFRDLVDRSIVNTELFKQRFRYCATRSLMVLRKYKQTDISVARQQLRSDRLLRTLEAMNNFPVIKEAFNEVKYDVMDVERASWYVDDIISKKKFTVRDYSTETSPFSYNLILSGVSDIVLMEDRSKLLKDLRSKLLDKIYGTEGIDFLIKDSKLVENYFKNKIPAVTDRESYMEFARHFLYIDPFKKKYNSPIEYSDTDIEDITEELIKSGTINYCFIRSDQWVYSEYYPVVYSLFKRDVQLTERDMEIYNSLNDTKFSEIKKSGFSEQEIRDSLIKLESAYMIRKEVHGDRQYYIKNETIPEIPGDAMDTAVTRILSSYGPLSMDELLIRLPVNSERLEEALNAMVKKGSVIYDYITPIFMKQYMMKSDFDAIVNSTDEDISRKRILNFTSTVPGVEDYFSKYGFAFDLFDIRVRVKNYRREEVERLLASGDIYYARAIKNRYVYISRWLMDVLYSLREEKSSEIEDQVLALIGRGIDTDDKIIEMTGMDGKIIKSVIKNLEFRIMVIPAKSGAWEIYRPEKDVDTGKIIEKYGPVTSRELSRFFWFNPARIDYSRFPPYYYRNEIYYGSVETNPERGSLIVMKNDPVSIYLGRYVRNDDFNARFIFEGTEESMFYMQEKSPGIWIENLDFETGKITEFLETLESVSNRIGADSIIINSPNLDLLREGEARGYRRSDNVIYIGNFDVIAANTDNLLSMAVYRYNSCKTTMNYNALSRIFLGIRSDMEAYYTGIRSLELTNYYNSMLIYNFDGPFNVPALGTRNVIALYRAIKRRDLTEAEEEVYKFLISKSMSENELIKSMKMNSLLIKESIKSLYKMNAIAKDKGRRYITINDEYSKLEAIEILLRELITRIGFFDISVYTELTGQQDYAEYNLCVRKLSREKVIREALVPSESRIIYIPYGMKMESHMGNVSRIIPPRDIIALIFAGYIRSKYHSTSNYLYFTNGAVKMAVSVKKSGKYLTIKKITGDSSYRDMAKTEFNSAGYILSS; this is translated from the coding sequence ATGATATACAGAAATGAATTTAGAGTAGAGGAGGCACTGCCTTTCCTCGATGACATTGTTGCAGAATGGTTCAATAATAAGTACAGTGACCTTAGTGAACCCCAAAAAAAGGCAATTCCACTTATTCATGATAAAAAAAACGTTCTGGTTTCATCCCCAACAGGTACAGGAAAAACCCTTACAGGATTCCTTTCAATAATAAATGAACTGTTCAAGAAGGCCAGGAACGGTGAACTGCAGGAAAAAATATACTGTGTTTATATTTCACCACTGAAGGCTCTGGCAAATGACATTAATAAGAACCTTAATGAACCGCTTGATGAAATTTACGACCTCGCTGCAAGAAAAGGCATCAAGGTTCCACCAATAAAGGTGGCTGTAAGATCTGGGGATACAGCCCAGAGCGATAGAAATAGAATGCTCAAAAAACCGCCCCATATAATCATAACCACCCCTGAGTCCTTTTCCCTGGCCATAACCGCAACAAAGTTCAAGGAAAAATTTACCGGGGTGGAATACGTCATTGTTGATGAAATCCATGAGGTGTCATCCACCAAGAGGGGTTCCCTGCTCTCCCTGAATCTTGAGCGCCTGGAGAACCTATCACCTGGTTTTGTCAGGATAGGATTATCTGCAACCCAGGCCCCGCTGGACCTGATCGGGACATATCTCTGCGGCTATAACGGCGATAAAAGAAGGGAATTCAGCATAATAGAGGTGAATACCAATAAATACCTGGATTTGAAGATCATAACACCGGTAAAGGACCTTACCCTGGTAAGCTATGAGGTGGCAAATGAAAAAATGTACGATATACTGGTTGACCTGGTCAACAGCCATAAAACCACGCTTATATTCACAAACACAAGGAGCTCTACAGAGCATGTTGCCATGAGGCTAAAGGCACGTGGCATAGAAAACATAGAAGCCCACCACTCTTCACTGGGAAAACAGACAAGGATCGAGGTGGAAAACCGCCTTAAGGACGGTGATTTAAAATGCGTAATTACATCCACATCCCTTGAGCTGGGCATAGATATAGGCTATATCGATATGGTCATACAGATAGGAAGCCCGAAATCTGTTTCAAGGGCGCTCCAGAGAATAGGCAGGTCAGGCCATGGTGTTAGGGACCTCTCACTGGGCAGGTTCATTGTTTTCGACCTTGACGACCTCATGGAATGTGCAGTCATGACAAAGGCGGCATATGACCATGAAATAGATAAGGTCACGGTGCCGGTAAACCCACTGGATGTGCTTTCACAGGGAATAATAAGCATGTCCCTGGAAAAGGCATGGGGCGTTGATGAGGCCTATTCTGTAATAAGGAATTCATACGCCTTCCACACCCTGGAATACGAGGATTACCTCTCAACCCTGAGCTATCTCTCCGGAAAGATAGAGGGAAATACCCTTTTCTCCAAGATATGGTATGATGAGGATGAAAAAAAATTCGGCAAGAAGGCAAGCACCAGGATGATTTACTTCATGAACGTGGGAACAATTCCAGAAGAGGCTAATTATAATGTTGTCAATGAAAAGGGCAGGATGCTGGGGCAGCTCAGCGATAAATTTGTTGAGCGCCTGAAGGCTGGGGATATATTTGTCCTGGGCGCAAAAACATACATGTACCTCAGGGTGTCCCGGAACAACATCACAGTAAAAACAGCAACTGGAATGAAGCCCACAGTGCCATCCTGGACCGGAGAACTGCTTCCCAGGAGCTATGACCTGGGGATACTCATCGGGGAATTCAGGAAGGAGCTTTACAGGAGGATACAAAATGGCGAGGAAACAGAACAGTGGCTCATGGAAAATTACCGTGTGGATTCTTTCGGGGCCAGAAGCCTCATATCCTATGTTAAGTCCCAGGGGGAGTTCGCCATACCGGCACATGATTCTCTCTACGTTGAGGGGTATATAGACAACGACCTTTACAGCATTATATTTCATATTCCACTGGGCAGAAGGGTTAACGATGCCCTTTCAAGGGCATACGGCCTTGCTGTATCAAATAAATATGGATTGAATACAAGGATAAGTGTTAATGACAATGGATTTACACTAACCCTGAACAGGAGGGTCCCTATTAAGGACGTTGTCACATTGCTTACCCCTTCAAATTTCAGGGACCTTGTTGACCGTTCAATAGTCAACACAGAACTCTTCAAGCAGCGTTTCAGGTACTGCGCCACAAGATCCCTGATGGTTCTGAGGAAGTACAAGCAGACCGATATATCTGTGGCAAGGCAGCAGCTGCGCAGCGACCGCCTGCTGAGAACCCTTGAGGCAATGAATAATTTTCCGGTAATAAAGGAAGCCTTCAACGAGGTAAAGTATGATGTCATGGACGTTGAACGTGCATCATGGTATGTGGATGACATAATATCAAAAAAGAAGTTTACAGTGCGTGATTATTCCACAGAAACAAGCCCATTCTCATATAACCTCATACTTTCCGGAGTATCAGACATAGTTCTCATGGAGGACCGTTCAAAATTGCTCAAGGATTTAAGGAGCAAATTGCTGGATAAAATCTACGGGACAGAGGGCATTGATTTTCTAATAAAAGATTCCAAGCTGGTTGAAAATTACTTCAAAAATAAAATACCGGCTGTAACTGACAGGGAAAGCTATATGGAATTTGCAAGGCATTTCCTTTACATCGATCCATTCAAGAAAAAGTATAATTCACCAATTGAGTACAGTGATACTGATATTGAGGATATAACTGAGGAATTAATAAAATCCGGCACCATCAATTACTGCTTTATACGATCTGACCAGTGGGTATATTCAGAATATTACCCTGTTGTATACAGCCTGTTTAAAAGGGATGTCCAGCTGACCGAACGGGACATGGAGATTTATAATTCACTAAATGACACGAAGTTCAGTGAAATAAAGAAGTCAGGCTTCAGTGAACAGGAAATCAGGGATAGCCTGATTAAGCTGGAGTCCGCATACATGATTAGAAAGGAAGTACACGGTGACAGGCAGTACTATATAAAGAATGAAACCATTCCGGAGATACCCGGGGATGCCATGGATACCGCAGTTACAAGGATACTTTCCTCATACGGTCCACTCTCCATGGACGAGCTGCTGATCAGGCTACCAGTAAACAGTGAAAGGCTGGAAGAAGCCCTGAATGCCATGGTAAAAAAGGGTAGTGTAATATATGATTACATTACACCAATATTCATGAAGCAGTACATGATGAAATCAGATTTCGATGCCATTGTGAACAGCACCGATGAGGACATTTCCAGAAAGAGAATATTAAACTTCACATCCACCGTTCCTGGCGTTGAGGATTATTTCAGCAAATATGGATTTGCCTTTGACCTCTTCGATATACGTGTCAGGGTTAAAAATTACAGGAGGGAAGAGGTTGAAAGGCTGCTGGCATCAGGTGATATTTACTATGCCAGGGCTATAAAAAACAGGTATGTTTACATATCCAGATGGCTCATGGACGTACTTTACAGCCTCAGGGAGGAAAAAAGCAGTGAGATAGAGGATCAGGTGCTGGCATTGATAGGGCGTGGAATAGACACCGATGATAAGATAATAGAAATGACCGGCATGGATGGAAAAATTATAAAGAGCGTAATAAAAAATCTGGAGTTCCGCATAATGGTAATCCCTGCAAAATCAGGCGCGTGGGAAATTTACAGACCTGAAAAGGATGTTGACACCGGTAAAATTATTGAAAAGTACGGCCCCGTGACATCCAGGGAGCTTTCCAGATTTTTCTGGTTCAACCCTGCCCGCATTGATTATTCCAGATTTCCACCCTACTATTACAGGAACGAAATCTATTACGGCAGTGTGGAAACAAATCCCGAACGTGGATCGCTTATAGTCATGAAAAACGACCCGGTGTCCATATACCTCGGCAGGTACGTAAGGAATGACGACTTCAATGCACGCTTCATTTTTGAGGGAACCGAGGAATCAATGTTCTACATGCAGGAAAAATCTCCAGGAATATGGATCGAAAATTTAGATTTTGAAACAGGGAAGATCACTGAGTTCCTGGAGACACTTGAATCTGTTTCAAATAGAATAGGTGCTGATTCCATAATTATAAACAGCCCTAATCTCGATCTGCTGAGGGAGGGGGAGGCAAGGGGCTACAGAAGATCAGACAATGTAATCTATATAGGCAATTTCGATGTTATAGCTGCAAACACGGATAATCTCCTTTCCATGGCGGTATACCGTTACAACTCATGCAAGACCACCATGAATTACAATGCACTTAGCAGGATATTCCTTGGGATAAGGAGTGATATGGAGGCATACTATACGGGAATCAGGAGCCTGGAGCTGACAAACTACTATAATTCCATGCTTATCTATAATTTTGACGGGCCATTCAATGTACCCGCACTGGGAACCAGGAACGTCATTGCACTTTACAGGGCAATAAAAAGGCGTGACCTCACAGAAGCCGAGGAAGAAGTATATAAATTCCTGATATCTAAAAGCATGTCAGAAAATGAACTTATAAAATCCATGAAAATGAATTCCCTTCTCATCAAGGAGTCCATAAAATCCCTTTACAAAATGAATGCGATTGCCAAGGATAAGGGAAGGCGTTATATAACAATAAATGATGAATACAGCAAGCTTGAGGCAATAGAAATTCTCTTAAGGGAGCTTATAACAAGAATAGGATTTTTTGATATTTCTGTATATACAGAGCTTACAGGCCAGCAGGACTACGCCGAGTATAACCTCTGCGTCAGGAAGCTTTCAAGGGAGAAGGTAATAAGGGAAGCTCTTGTGCCATCGGAGAGCAGGATAATATATATCCCATACGGAATGAAGATGGAAAGCCATATGGGAAATGTCTCACGGATCATACCGCCCAGGGATATCATTGCATTGATATTTGCAGGGTATATCAGGTCTAAATACCATTCAACCAGCAATTACCTGTACTTTACCAACGGTGCCGTAAAAATGGCGGTATCAGTAAAGAAGAGCGGGAAATACCTTACCATCAAGAAGATAACAGGTGATTCCAGCTACAGGGACATGGCAAAAACAGAATTTAACAGCGCGGGATACATTCTTTCAAGCTAA
- a CDS encoding isochorismatase family cysteine hydrolase — protein MDQNRSCILVVDMINDFVTGKFGNAIAVAAVKNAETLLNGLKGKIPVIFARDDHIKNDPEFRVWGEHALHGTWGSEIVQELGGIPDYTVTKRHFNAFYDTDLDSLLRALEIQKIYIFGISTDICVEHTCAGAFYRYYDVEVVSDLCACIDSSRQVSSLNNIKINYGYKAINSQNLKEEVLKNE, from the coding sequence ATGGATCAGAACAGATCATGCATCCTGGTTGTTGATATGATCAATGACTTTGTTACAGGAAAATTCGGGAATGCCATAGCCGTGGCGGCAGTAAAAAATGCAGAAACCCTGTTAAATGGCCTGAAGGGAAAAATACCGGTGATATTCGCAAGAGATGACCACATTAAAAATGACCCTGAATTCAGGGTATGGGGCGAACATGCACTGCACGGGACATGGGGTTCTGAAATTGTGCAGGAGCTGGGAGGGATCCCGGACTATACAGTAACTAAAAGGCATTTTAATGCATTTTATGATACGGACCTTGATTCACTCCTGAGGGCCCTCGAAATTCAGAAAATATATATATTCGGCATTTCAACCGATATCTGCGTTGAGCATACCTGTGCCGGTGCATTTTACAGATATTATGATGTGGAGGTTGTTTCAGATTTATGCGCGTGCATAGACAGCTCCAGGCAGGTCTCTTCCCTGAACAACATTAAAATAAATTATGGATATAAGGCTATAAATTCACAGAACCTGAAAGAAGAGGTACTTAAAAATGAATAA
- a CDS encoding nicotinate phosphoribosyltransferase, protein MNKFVMANDSDIMSGEVTDVYFEKTKEYLELMHSNPTVTMEVTTQSSVYNFINFTGLNDVISLLKSRGVRVDAIPEGTVIQPRDVNGIPVPFVRIQGRYLDFAELETPLLGFLCQASGISSYSSLIKKALGNIPFISFGIRRMHPAISAMIDRSSYIGGASGVSGVFSSKVLGIRPSGTMPHALSLILGDHDAWKVQYENSDFRVFLIDTYMDEKFAAIKAAEEFPDIDYIRLDTPSSRRGNFPNLIREIRWELDIRNHRNVKIMVSGGIKLEDIPELIDAGVESFGIGTSISSAKPVDFGMDIVNIDGRDITKRGKFSGIKNVFRCRECHEVMVQASSDAPKCSCGNIMENLLVNYMENGKAIVNEDLGTIRKRSLEEINNIV, encoded by the coding sequence ATGAATAAATTCGTAATGGCTAACGATTCTGACATAATGAGCGGGGAGGTTACCGATGTATATTTTGAGAAAACAAAGGAATACCTTGAACTGATGCATTCAAACCCAACTGTTACCATGGAGGTTACAACACAGTCATCTGTGTATAATTTTATTAACTTCACCGGTCTGAATGACGTCATTTCCCTACTGAAGTCAAGGGGTGTAAGGGTGGATGCAATACCTGAGGGCACCGTAATTCAACCCAGGGATGTAAATGGCATACCTGTGCCCTTCGTCAGGATCCAGGGAAGGTACCTTGACTTTGCCGAGCTTGAGACGCCACTTCTGGGATTCCTCTGCCAGGCTTCCGGCATTTCCTCATACTCTTCATTGATAAAAAAAGCCCTTGGGAATATACCATTCATATCATTCGGAATAAGGAGAATGCATCCTGCAATATCCGCCATGATTGACAGGTCCTCCTACATTGGAGGTGCATCAGGGGTTTCAGGTGTATTCAGCTCGAAGGTGCTTGGAATCAGGCCATCGGGCACAATGCCACATGCACTGTCGCTCATACTGGGAGACCATGATGCATGGAAGGTGCAGTATGAAAACTCTGATTTCAGGGTATTCCTGATTGATACGTACATGGATGAGAAGTTTGCTGCCATAAAGGCTGCAGAGGAGTTCCCTGATATAGATTATATCAGGCTTGATACCCCATCCTCACGTAGGGGCAATTTCCCAAACCTTATCAGGGAAATAAGATGGGAGCTTGACATCAGAAACCATAGAAATGTGAAAATAATGGTATCAGGTGGCATAAAGCTGGAGGACATACCTGAATTAATCGATGCAGGTGTTGAATCATTCGGCATAGGAACATCAATATCATCTGCAAAGCCTGTTGATTTCGGGATGGATATTGTAAACATAGATGGCAGGGATATAACCAAGCGGGGAAAGTTTTCAGGAATAAAAAATGTATTCAGGTGCCGGGAATGCCATGAGGTGATGGTCCAGGCATCATCTGATGCTCCAAAGTGCTCCTGTGGAAATATCATGGAAAATCTCCTTGTCAACTATATGGAAAATGGAAAGGCAATTGTTAATGAAGACCTGGGCACAATCCGGAAGAGGTCGCTTGAGGAAATAAATAATATTGTGTAA
- a CDS encoding APC family permease: protein MIEEEAFRPEKEYKHLGYNQLSLRHAVSQAIGLNAPGGTIVLYVAGTAALLTFTFSKYPDGAFSIPLILLMALIVYSMMSYSSYEFSKYLSSSGGYYTFVANGLGRGAGLTTALSYISYQILSFTGFGILGFIGFAYAILPSIGITVPYVNILWIPVTVAFILFVSILIYKGIKPSLKYVSYAILIEVIFFISSSIYLIGVNHASLSIKPFTAIPVGGNFFILVAMMVYAIGSFVGVGGSIPIAEETKNPKKNVPRSIIASILILGITIILASYAEVISWGYVNMSSFGTGSGIGAYPVLSIYKDGFAGLGVIPFVVLLIIVINSFFTATVSLGTNASRVIFSLSREGVIPEKLSRTNLKGVPVYAIIFITAVSIAIVLTTGISFELLYPGKIIDALLYSSVFLLVLESPISYIVHILTNTSLHMYLKKRGMKTHVFRHIIIPGISSITLVGAIIAAVYFDLSAPYIYGVYGSLVWVVVIAITVAVMYTKYRKNLDNLGDFSL from the coding sequence GTGATAGAAGAGGAGGCTTTTCGTCCTGAAAAGGAATATAAACACCTTGGTTATAATCAGTTATCATTGAGACATGCAGTGTCACAGGCAATTGGCCTGAATGCACCTGGAGGGACGATCGTCCTCTATGTTGCCGGCACGGCAGCCCTGTTGACATTTACATTTTCAAAATATCCTGACGGTGCTTTTTCTATTCCACTTATACTGTTGATGGCTCTTATTGTTTATTCCATGATGAGCTATTCATCATATGAATTCTCAAAATACCTTTCCAGTTCCGGCGGATACTATACATTTGTGGCCAATGGCCTGGGACGCGGGGCAGGGCTTACAACTGCCCTTTCGTATATAAGTTACCAGATTCTGAGCTTTACCGGTTTCGGCATCCTTGGATTCATTGGATTTGCCTATGCAATTCTGCCCAGTATCGGAATTACCGTGCCATACGTGAATATTTTGTGGATTCCTGTTACCGTTGCATTCATTTTATTTGTAAGCATCCTGATTTATAAGGGCATAAAGCCTTCCCTGAAATATGTCTCATATGCGATACTCATTGAGGTAATATTTTTCATTTCATCATCAATTTATCTTATAGGTGTGAACCATGCTTCTTTATCAATTAAGCCCTTCACTGCAATACCTGTGGGCGGAAATTTTTTCATTCTAGTAGCCATGATGGTTTATGCAATAGGGTCCTTCGTTGGCGTTGGGGGCTCAATACCAATTGCTGAGGAAACCAAGAACCCTAAAAAAAACGTTCCCAGGTCCATAATTGCCAGCATTTTAATACTGGGAATAACCATAATACTGGCATCATATGCCGAGGTCATATCATGGGGATATGTAAATATGTCCAGTTTCGGTACCGGGTCGGGCATCGGTGCCTACCCTGTTCTTTCAATTTATAAGGACGGATTCGCCGGGCTCGGCGTAATACCGTTTGTCGTTCTTCTCATTATAGTAATAAACTCATTTTTCACTGCAACTGTTTCCCTGGGAACAAATGCTTCACGTGTTATTTTCTCACTGTCAAGGGAAGGTGTAATACCTGAAAAGCTGTCAAGGACCAATTTAAAAGGGGTTCCAGTTTATGCAATTATTTTCATTACAGCTGTCTCCATTGCAATTGTACTCACCACGGGCATATCCTTTGAACTGCTGTATCCCGGAAAAATTATAGATGCCCTTCTGTATTCCTCTGTATTTCTCCTGGTGCTGGAATCGCCCATATCATATATTGTCCATATACTGACAAACACATCACTTCATATGTATCTGAAAAAAAGGGGCATGAAAACACATGTATTCAGGCATATAATCATACCGGGAATATCCAGCATCACTCTTGTAGGGGCAATAATTGCAGCTGTTTATTTTGACCTCAGCGCCCCATATATATACGGCGTCTACGGTTCCCTTGTCTGGGTGGTTGTCATAGCAATTACAGTTGCTGTAATGTATACAAAATACAGGAAAAATCTGGATAATCTCGGGGATTTCTCCCTCTGA
- the cysS gene encoding cysteine--tRNA ligase gives MIIHNTFGGEDQEFVPEHPGRVHMFVCGPTVYDDSHIGHARTNIFFDVMVKYLRARGYSVFYLQNITDIDDKIIKRANEEGKKYSDISDYYFRKYLSVMKSLRIDSINYYARASLYIDEIIGQIKRIMEAGYAYETADGVYFKVRKFSDYGKLSGQNMDEIRANARGTINEEKEYPEDFALWKKMKPGEPYWESPWGRGRPGWHIEDTAITEAYFGTKYDIHGGGSDLIFPHHEAEIAQMRSISGEKYLAHYWIHTGMVNINSEKMSKSLKNFIKTADVLERYRPEVLRLAMVNSNYNTVIDYSEQLMEESRNSVEKINILYRKLKDIGKTSGVYEVKSKEIIHKLNEIMDRNFDTRSLIRELLSFVSDLNKNLDNMGSESAVEATNVLEYVDSFLCILYSSNTDADKIIKMALDVRNIARKEKNYQISDYIRQKLQENNIYIEDNGDKTTYWSRS, from the coding sequence ATGATAATTCACAATACATTTGGTGGGGAGGATCAGGAATTCGTTCCAGAACATCCGGGAAGGGTACATATGTTTGTATGCGGGCCGACAGTGTATGATGATTCGCATATAGGCCATGCAAGAACCAACATATTCTTTGATGTCATGGTTAAATACCTCAGGGCCAGAGGGTATTCTGTATTTTATCTTCAGAATATTACAGATATTGATGACAAAATTATCAAAAGGGCAAATGAGGAGGGAAAGAAATACAGCGACATATCAGATTATTATTTCAGGAAGTACCTATCTGTAATGAAGTCCCTGCGAATAGACAGCATAAATTATTATGCAAGGGCAAGCCTCTACATAGATGAAATAATAGGCCAGATTAAAAGGATTATGGAGGCAGGATATGCCTACGAAACTGCCGATGGTGTCTATTTCAAAGTAAGAAAATTCAGTGACTATGGAAAACTATCAGGCCAGAATATGGATGAGATAAGGGCAAATGCCAGGGGCACAATTAATGAGGAAAAGGAATATCCTGAGGATTTCGCCCTGTGGAAAAAGATGAAGCCGGGAGAGCCTTACTGGGAATCTCCATGGGGAAGGGGAAGGCCTGGATGGCACATAGAGGACACGGCAATCACTGAGGCGTATTTCGGAACAAAATATGATATCCATGGTGGCGGCAGTGACCTTATATTCCCGCATCATGAGGCTGAAATTGCACAGATGAGATCCATCAGCGGTGAGAAGTATCTGGCACACTACTGGATACATACGGGAATGGTAAACATAAACAGTGAAAAAATGTCAAAATCCCTGAAAAATTTCATAAAAACCGCAGATGTTCTTGAGAGATACAGGCCAGAGGTTCTCAGACTCGCCATGGTGAACTCAAACTACAATACGGTAATAGACTACTCAGAGCAGCTCATGGAAGAATCCAGGAATTCAGTAGAAAAAATAAATATACTGTACAGGAAACTCAAGGATATAGGAAAAACATCTGGAGTTTATGAGGTCAAGAGCAAGGAAATAATTCACAAACTGAATGAAATTATGGATAGGAATTTCGATACACGTTCCCTTATCAGGGAGCTTCTTTCATTTGTTTCCGATCTCAATAAAAATCTGGATAATATGGGCAGTGAATCAGCTGTAGAGGCCACAAATGTTCTTGAATACGTGGATTCATTCCTTTGCATTCTGTACAGCTCAAACACGGATGCTGATAAAATAATCAAAATGGCACTGGACGTGAGAAATATTGCAAGAAAGGAAAAAAACTACCAGATCTCGGATTATATAAGGCAAAAGCTTCAGGAAAATAATATCTATATCGAGGATAATGGTGACAAAACTACCTATTGGTCACGTTCCTGA
- a CDS encoding DUF4147 domain-containing protein yields MKIANMDEIGTTEKRRYILGIMEDVMNELTPEKAIKNNFHADIAKYDKVFVIGFGKAAYNMYAGIRDYIIKKLCYAGIIIPEDENPPAQFPELEILRGTHPYVSQLTVDSSEKLLSGVRNASQDDLIIVLISGGGSSLFEIPESGISINEIMEVSREIMDNDGDIYTLNRIRSMLSSVKGGKLAKILYPASVVSYIISDVIYDDMGIIASGPLVRPEPVEDISKLIDRYVTNKNLVSLLKGSDVSGSLDDKYYSSIENHIILRNNDFVNAIFSRIGEEKVNLGSNINGDVKPVSQNIISLLRNIYSLKGRGFWFVFGGETTVNVRGNGSGGRNQELVLRLLEAMKTGEECTFCSMGTDGIDGKSTAAGGIVDQETRIPELERYLQNNDSNSALSLCHGTIITGRTGNNVSDIMAGYYSGINGNF; encoded by the coding sequence ATGAAAATTGCCAACATGGATGAGATAGGAACCACAGAAAAAAGGCGGTATATCCTTGGAATAATGGAGGATGTAATGAATGAGCTTACACCAGAGAAAGCTATTAAAAATAATTTCCATGCTGACATTGCAAAATATGATAAAGTATTCGTAATAGGATTCGGAAAAGCCGCTTACAACATGTACGCTGGCATACGGGATTATATTATAAAAAAACTCTGCTATGCTGGAATAATAATTCCTGAGGACGAAAATCCGCCGGCCCAGTTTCCGGAGCTGGAAATACTGAGAGGTACACATCCCTATGTAAGCCAGCTTACTGTGGATTCCTCAGAGAAGCTTCTCTCAGGAGTCAGGAATGCCTCGCAGGATGATCTCATAATAGTGCTCATATCAGGGGGTGGATCGTCACTTTTCGAAATACCTGAATCGGGAATAAGCATAAATGAAATAATGGAGGTATCAAGGGAAATCATGGATAATGACGGGGATATATACACCCTGAACAGGATAAGGTCCATGCTATCCTCGGTGAAGGGCGGTAAGCTGGCAAAAATACTGTATCCTGCATCTGTTGTATCCTATATCATATCAGATGTTATATACGATGATATGGGCATCATAGCATCTGGGCCACTGGTGAGGCCGGAACCGGTGGAAGACATCTCAAAACTGATTGACAGATATGTAACCAATAAAAATCTTGTATCACTCCTGAAAGGGAGTGATGTTTCCGGCAGCCTGGATGATAAATATTATTCCTCAATAGAAAACCATATTATTCTGCGCAATAATGATTTTGTAAATGCAATTTTCTCACGGATAGGGGAAGAAAAGGTTAACCTGGGAAGCAACATCAACGGCGATGTGAAACCCGTGTCACAGAATATTATATCCCTCTTGAGGAATATATACAGCCTAAAGGGCAGGGGCTTCTGGTTTGTCTTCGGCGGCGAAACAACTGTAAATGTCCGGGGAAATGGTTCCGGCGGAAGAAACCAGGAACTTGTCCTCAGATTGCTTGAGGCCATGAAAACAGGTGAAGAATGCACATTCTGCTCCATGGGCACGGACGGCATCGATGGAAAGAGCACGGCCGCCGGAGGCATAGTGGACCAGGAAACTAGGATTCCTGAACTTGAGAGATACCTGCAGAACAACGACAGCAATTCTGCACTCTCTCTATGCCACGGAACTATAATAACAGGCCGCACGGGAAACAATGTTTCAGATATAATGGCAGGTTATTATTCAGGCATAAATGGCAATTTTTAA